The Candidatus Baltobacteraceae bacterium genome has a window encoding:
- a CDS encoding glycosyltransferase, which yields MTKRALFLISDTGGGHRSAANAITAALDEIKSPYPFEHRIEDVAAHCAFPLTQLGLGYSMALRYAPPVYGALYYATNGRRRYKALIRFCEPLYRERLRDLFISYQPDVIISVHPLLNHAALRARADAHMQHVPVITVITDLGKVHESWLVAEADAVVVPAREVYSRALSRGVPPSRLRLLGHPIHPQFDDVTGSKQELRASLDLPQDELIVMLMAGGEGGGKLLSTTLALARARLPIHMVVVCGRNEHLQQKLTEMSRSLPTPMTVLGFTNKIPEYFRTVDLLVTKAGPGSLAEANAAQLPVVVYDYIPGQERGNVDFVRNNGLGLVALHGAGEVVNAVRTLIRTPERLESIRENQESVAPRRSSRRIAALIAQITNTGTVPAQDDMPAGPLRQAAGV from the coding sequence ATGACCAAACGGGCACTCTTTCTGATTTCAGATACGGGTGGCGGCCATCGCAGTGCCGCCAATGCCATTACGGCCGCCCTCGACGAGATCAAAAGCCCGTATCCGTTCGAACACCGAATCGAAGACGTCGCCGCCCACTGCGCCTTCCCGCTGACCCAGCTTGGGCTCGGCTACAGCATGGCCCTGCGCTACGCTCCGCCGGTCTACGGCGCGCTGTACTACGCGACCAACGGACGCCGCCGCTACAAGGCGCTGATTCGTTTTTGCGAGCCGCTCTATCGCGAGCGGCTGCGCGACCTGTTCATCAGCTATCAGCCCGACGTGATCATCTCGGTGCATCCGCTGCTCAACCACGCCGCGTTGCGGGCGCGGGCCGACGCGCACATGCAGCACGTACCGGTCATCACGGTCATTACCGACCTAGGCAAAGTGCACGAGTCGTGGCTGGTGGCCGAAGCCGACGCCGTCGTCGTTCCGGCGCGCGAAGTGTACTCGCGAGCGCTTTCGCGCGGGGTTCCACCCTCGCGCCTGCGCCTGCTCGGACACCCGATTCATCCCCAGTTCGACGACGTCACCGGATCCAAACAAGAACTGCGCGCGTCGCTGGACTTGCCGCAGGACGAGCTTATCGTCATGCTGATGGCCGGCGGAGAAGGCGGCGGAAAGCTGCTCTCCACGACCTTGGCGCTGGCTCGCGCGCGTTTGCCGATTCACATGGTCGTCGTTTGCGGCCGCAACGAACATTTGCAGCAAAAGCTCACCGAAATGAGCCGGTCGCTTCCGACGCCGATGACGGTGCTCGGATTCACCAACAAGATTCCGGAGTATTTCCGCACCGTCGATCTGCTCGTCACTAAAGCCGGACCGGGATCTCTCGCCGAAGCGAACGCGGCGCAGCTGCCCGTCGTCGTCTACGATTACATTCCGGGCCAGGAACGCGGCAACGTCGACTTCGTCCGCAACAACGGTTTAGGCTTGGTCGCGCTGCACGGTGCCGGCGAAGTCGTCAATGCGGTGCGTACGCTGATTCGCACGCCCGAACGCCTGGAGTCGATTCGCGAAAATCAAGAAAGCGTTGCGCCGCGCCGCAGCTCGCGCCGCATCGCCGCGCTGATCGCGCAGATTACCAACACGGGAACGGTTCCGGCGCAGGACGACATGCCGGCCGGCCCGCTGCGCCAAGCCGCCGGCGTCTAA
- a CDS encoding ATP-dependent DNA ligase encodes MSRFKELALRPPIEPMETRQVARLPEGESWQYEPKWDGFRCVAFRDGGDVELESKSGQSLTRYFPELTAALLALKAQRFVLDGEIFVQSEGGFDFDLLLQRIHPAESRVKMLAQSTPVTYTVFDLLVDEKNASIYERPLEERRERLEAFAARYLKGNRAIVPSPATVDAEVAAEWLAGDLARLDGVIAKRIDLAYAFGSRDGAVKIKRAYTADCVIGGFRGGKTGAIASLLLGLYDGKELDHVGFIGSMDAAERKRAGELLRPLVTEHSFTRAIPGGPSRWRKGGEASEWFAVEPKIVVEVSFDHVTGRRFRHAARFLRWRPDKSPRQCTIDQLLDPG; translated from the coding sequence ATGTCGAGGTTTAAAGAGCTGGCGCTGCGGCCGCCGATCGAGCCGATGGAGACGCGCCAAGTCGCGCGCCTTCCCGAAGGCGAGAGTTGGCAGTACGAACCGAAGTGGGACGGCTTCCGGTGCGTCGCGTTTCGAGACGGCGGCGACGTCGAGCTCGAGTCGAAGTCGGGGCAATCGCTGACGCGCTACTTTCCCGAACTCACCGCCGCATTGCTCGCACTCAAAGCGCAGCGATTCGTGCTCGACGGCGAGATCTTCGTGCAAAGCGAAGGCGGGTTCGACTTCGACCTGCTGCTGCAGCGCATTCATCCCGCCGAAAGCCGCGTGAAGATGCTCGCGCAGTCGACGCCGGTGACGTACACCGTCTTCGATCTGCTCGTAGATGAGAAAAACGCCTCGATTTACGAGCGGCCGCTCGAAGAGCGGCGCGAGCGATTGGAGGCGTTCGCAGCGCGCTACCTTAAAGGCAATCGCGCGATCGTGCCGTCACCGGCGACCGTCGACGCCGAAGTTGCCGCCGAGTGGCTGGCGGGCGATCTCGCGCGCCTCGACGGCGTTATTGCAAAGCGCATCGATCTGGCCTACGCCTTTGGAAGCCGCGACGGCGCGGTCAAGATCAAGCGCGCGTATACCGCCGACTGCGTGATCGGCGGGTTTCGCGGCGGCAAGACCGGCGCGATCGCGTCGCTGCTGCTCGGCTTGTACGACGGAAAGGAGCTCGATCACGTCGGTTTCATCGGCAGCATGGATGCCGCCGAGCGTAAACGCGCCGGCGAACTGCTGCGCCCGCTCGTCACGGAGCACAGCTTCACGCGCGCGATTCCGGGCGGTCCTAGCCGCTGGCGCAAAGGCGGTGAGGCCAGCGAATGGTTTGCCGTCGAACCGAAGATCGTCGTCGAAGTGTCGTTCGATCACGTGACCGGCCGCCGTTTTCGTCACGCCGCGCGATTCTTGCGCTGGCGCCCCGACAAGTCACCTCGTCAATGCACGATCGATCAGTTGCTCGATCCCGGCTAA
- a CDS encoding lytic transglycosylase domain-containing protein — protein MTRALNIALSWPSPSGVDALKGAVLLRDGAPVTQPGLAIARAVLHTNPRLTQTEALLLAAATANAARKNDLPPEFLAATLLQESAYDVDALSSAGAIGIAQFMPETAADVGIDPRDPFEAIGGAAELLGGYVTAYRGVYDDPYTAALAAYNAGPMAVRRYGGVPPYPETREYVELIFDRWARIASYETPGKTKLASGRTSRL, from the coding sequence TTGACGCGCGCTCTTAACATCGCGTTAAGCTGGCCCTCGCCATCTGGCGTCGATGCGCTCAAAGGCGCCGTACTCCTTCGCGACGGAGCGCCCGTAACGCAGCCGGGGCTGGCTATCGCGCGCGCGGTCTTGCATACCAACCCGCGCCTCACGCAAACCGAAGCGCTGCTGTTGGCGGCTGCGACTGCAAACGCCGCGCGCAAAAACGATCTTCCTCCGGAGTTCTTAGCGGCAACGTTGCTGCAAGAGTCCGCTTACGACGTCGACGCACTCTCTTCGGCAGGGGCGATCGGCATCGCGCAGTTCATGCCGGAAACGGCGGCGGACGTCGGAATCGACCCCCGCGATCCATTCGAAGCGATCGGCGGCGCAGCCGAGTTGCTCGGCGGCTACGTGACGGCCTATCGAGGCGTGTACGACGATCCTTATACGGCCGCGCTGGCGGCGTATAACGCCGGCCCGATGGCGGTTCGGCGGTACGGCGGCGTTCCGCCGTATCCGGAGACTCGCGAGTACGTCGAGCTCATCTTCGATCGGTGGGCGCGCATCGCGTCGTACGAGACGCCGGGCAAGACAAAACTCGCCTCGGGACGAACGTCGCGCCTATGA
- a CDS encoding YkgJ family cysteine cluster protein — METIDLINLRNFTRRTGQPTHPELLDPRPMEHVTKIEIDEEHVTVEFDEKIERYYNVNEVTHREWVYKYNDDPEFVKAVAKVIDLARKHLKDLPYNVACPPGCAECCSGYEPFVSKADVKRIADHLGMTYDDVMSEYIVPRPSADGFTVGWVRKVTDDIGDKCVFLMGSRSGRHYCGIYEARPSDCADFTPIGCDDVDTELPRKTPWKIGAAFQPKHRRGRNGKRM; from the coding sequence ATGGAGACTATTGACCTCATCAACCTGCGGAACTTCACGCGGCGCACCGGACAGCCCACGCATCCGGAACTCCTCGATCCTCGCCCGATGGAGCACGTAACCAAGATTGAAATCGACGAAGAACACGTCACCGTCGAGTTCGACGAGAAGATCGAACGGTATTACAACGTCAACGAAGTCACTCATCGCGAGTGGGTGTACAAGTATAACGACGATCCCGAGTTCGTAAAGGCGGTCGCGAAGGTTATCGACCTCGCGCGCAAGCACCTCAAAGATCTTCCGTACAACGTCGCGTGTCCGCCGGGATGCGCGGAGTGCTGCAGCGGCTACGAGCCCTTCGTGAGCAAGGCCGACGTGAAACGTATCGCCGATCACCTCGGCATGACCTACGACGACGTGATGAGCGAATATATCGTACCGCGGCCGTCGGCCGACGGCTTTACCGTCGGATGGGTACGCAAAGTCACCGACGACATCGGCGACAAGTGCGTGTTCCTCATGGGATCGCGCAGCGGCCGGCACTACTGCGGCATTTACGAGGCTCGCCCGAGCGACTGCGCCGACTTCACGCCGATCGGCTGCGACGACGTCGATACCGAGCTGCCGCGCAAAACCCCGTGGAAAATCGGCGCCGCATTCCAGCCAAAGCACCGTCGCGGCCGCAACGGCAAGCGCATGTAG
- a CDS encoding amino acid permease, whose product MSPLRQLFARQPLAWTTPEREGPTLRRALGWPALTAIGLGTMLGGIFPTIGSGAHLAGAGVIFGYVLSGLVSICVALCYAEFAAMVPVAGSAYTYAYATLGELVAWVIGWDLILEYGVSVAPTASSLSDYFQHLLASIGITFPAWAQTANLGAGGHWQFDVPAAIVTLLITALVAIGIRESAGVNGALVVVQIVSMVVFIAVVAPAVSPANLHPIAPFGVHGIFMSTALVFFAYIGFDTVTVASEEAKRPERDVPIGIILALIVGGILYVALTFCTVGAMPFAKLSDGAAMLDALSAVNKSQGIYWIVAIGGIAGNTTVAITSLLGQVRIFYVMARDRMLPPAVAAIHPLFRTPARMTIVTGVLVTMLAAVFPLPDLLALTNIGTLVAFAIVCAGVLALRAIHPHAARPFRAPLLPFFASAGALACLFLITQLQVGTWVRYAVWFVIGLVVYLAYGFRHSRLRGLPEASAAR is encoded by the coding sequence TTGAGCCCGCTTCGTCAGCTTTTCGCGCGTCAGCCGCTTGCGTGGACGACGCCGGAGCGCGAAGGACCGACGCTGCGGCGGGCGCTGGGCTGGCCGGCGCTCACGGCGATCGGCTTGGGAACCATGCTGGGCGGCATCTTTCCCACGATCGGAAGCGGTGCGCATCTCGCCGGCGCGGGCGTCATCTTCGGCTACGTACTCTCGGGACTCGTGAGCATCTGCGTTGCGCTGTGTTACGCCGAGTTCGCCGCGATGGTTCCCGTCGCGGGCAGCGCGTACACGTACGCGTACGCCACGCTCGGCGAGCTCGTCGCGTGGGTCATCGGGTGGGATCTCATTTTGGAGTACGGCGTTTCGGTCGCGCCGACCGCGTCGTCGCTCTCGGACTACTTTCAACACCTGCTCGCAAGCATCGGCATAACGTTCCCGGCGTGGGCGCAAACCGCGAACTTGGGCGCGGGCGGTCACTGGCAGTTCGACGTGCCGGCGGCGATCGTGACCCTGCTGATCACCGCGCTCGTCGCGATCGGCATTCGGGAATCCGCCGGCGTCAACGGTGCGCTGGTCGTCGTGCAGATCGTTTCGATGGTGGTCTTCATTGCGGTCGTCGCGCCGGCCGTTTCGCCGGCAAACCTGCATCCGATCGCGCCGTTCGGCGTGCACGGAATCTTCATGAGCACCGCGCTGGTGTTCTTCGCCTACATCGGATTCGACACGGTGACGGTCGCCTCGGAAGAGGCGAAGCGTCCCGAGCGCGACGTGCCGATCGGCATCATTTTGGCGCTGATCGTCGGCGGAATTCTCTACGTCGCACTGACGTTCTGCACCGTCGGCGCGATGCCGTTCGCGAAGCTTTCCGACGGCGCCGCGATGCTCGACGCGCTATCGGCGGTGAACAAGAGCCAGGGGATCTATTGGATCGTGGCCATCGGCGGCATCGCGGGGAATACGACCGTTGCGATCACGTCGCTGCTCGGGCAAGTACGCATTTTTTACGTGATGGCGCGCGATCGCATGCTGCCGCCGGCGGTCGCGGCGATTCATCCGTTGTTTCGTACGCCTGCTCGCATGACGATCGTCACGGGCGTTCTGGTGACGATGCTCGCGGCCGTTTTCCCGCTGCCCGATCTGCTCGCACTGACCAACATCGGTACTTTGGTGGCGTTTGCGATCGTTTGTGCCGGAGTCTTGGCACTTCGCGCGATTCATCCGCACGCTGCGCGGCCGTTTAGGGCTCCTCTGCTTCCGTTTTTTGCATCGGCGGGTGCGCTGGCATGCTTGTTTTTGATCACGCAGCTGCAAGTCGGCACGTGGGTCCGCTACGCGGTGTGGTTCGTCATCGGCCTGGTCGTGTATCTGGCCTACGGGTTTAGACACTCGCGCCTACGCGGGCTCCCGGAAGCCTCTGCCGCCAGATAA
- a CDS encoding aminotransferase class I/II-fold pyridoxal phosphate-dependent enzyme, whose protein sequence is MQLKPFALDIWLDTYAHDVPFNLAASTGPAWTANEILELAGNAERERYLNHPLTYGRGTGSDGLRAAIAEMHGVDSECVQVVTGASEALLILFWLAASPGANVVLPQPGFPTFAALPESLGIETRFYRIRRENGFRIDLDEIEALSDAGTKLILVNNPHNPTGATVGDAEMQTLNDFAAVRGITLVSDEVYHPIYHAGATQSAARLPNATVISDFSKAFPLAGTRAGWIVERDPQRREAYLNARRYFSVSNNAAGEILAEIAVRARQTIWRKSQEVASRNLETLDAFMTQRRDTFGWIRPLGGMTAFPWLLSGDDARGFCRTAADRGVLLAPGDCFGAPDHFRIGFAAAGDRFADALERLAGIEQLIDRALTR, encoded by the coding sequence ATGCAGCTCAAGCCTTTCGCACTCGACATCTGGTTGGACACGTACGCGCACGACGTCCCGTTCAATCTCGCGGCCAGCACCGGACCGGCGTGGACCGCGAACGAGATCCTCGAATTGGCCGGCAATGCCGAGCGCGAACGCTATCTCAACCATCCGCTGACGTACGGGCGCGGTACCGGATCCGACGGTCTGCGCGCGGCGATTGCCGAGATGCACGGCGTCGACAGCGAGTGCGTGCAGGTCGTCACGGGAGCGTCTGAAGCGCTGCTCATCCTGTTCTGGCTCGCCGCATCGCCTGGAGCGAACGTCGTTTTGCCGCAGCCCGGTTTCCCGACGTTCGCGGCATTACCGGAGTCGCTCGGCATCGAGACGCGCTTCTATCGCATCCGGCGAGAGAACGGCTTTCGCATCGACCTCGATGAGATCGAGGCCCTCAGCGACGCCGGCACCAAGCTGATTCTCGTCAACAATCCCCACAATCCCACCGGCGCGACGGTCGGCGACGCCGAGATGCAGACATTGAACGATTTTGCCGCGGTACGCGGCATCACGCTCGTCAGCGACGAGGTTTACCATCCCATCTATCACGCAGGCGCAACGCAATCCGCCGCGAGATTGCCGAACGCCACCGTCATCAGCGATTTTTCGAAAGCGTTTCCACTTGCGGGAACGCGAGCGGGCTGGATCGTCGAACGCGATCCGCAGCGGCGTGAAGCGTACTTGAACGCGCGCCGGTATTTTTCGGTGTCGAACAACGCCGCGGGCGAGATTCTCGCGGAGATCGCGGTACGCGCGCGTCAAACCATTTGGCGCAAGTCGCAAGAGGTCGCAAGCCGCAATCTCGAGACGCTCGACGCGTTCATGACGCAGCGGCGCGATACGTTCGGCTGGATCCGGCCGCTCGGAGGGATGACGGCATTTCCCTGGCTGCTCTCCGGCGACGACGCGCGAGGTTTCTGCCGAACGGCAGCCGATCGCGGCGTGCTCCTCGCACCGGGAGATTGCTTCGGTGCGCCCGATCACTTCCGCATCGGGTTCGCCGCCGCCGGCGACCGATTCGCTGATGCGCTCGAGCGATTAGCCGGGATCGAGCAACTGATCGATCGTGCATTGACGAGGTGA
- a CDS encoding alkaline phosphatase family protein, translating to MKLALIVLATLALAGVTPTPDPIHKIQHVVIIMQENRSFDHYFGTFPGADGIPMKNGQPTVCVPPPDGSACQRPYHDPRDRNRGGPHNYGASRNAVDGGKMDGFLRVLSHSRKNCANTANPNCGGTVRANDVLGYHDERELPNYWRYARDFVLQDKMFENIASWSLPQHLFMVSEWSASCSRLHDASSCVNAPESPDLPPDFRVQVARLHQPGHPDYAWTDLTYLLHRKHVSWAYYVMAGTEPDCAYDQEQCKAVPMNARTRGIWNVLPYFDTVKQDGELKNVMDLRQFYVAAKNGTLPNVVWIAPAHEYSEHPPALVSKGQAYVTGLIDAIMQGPDWKSTAIFLSWDDWGGFYDHVAPPSVDQNGYGIRVPAMVISPYARKGFIDHQTLSHDAYVKFIEDDFLGGERIDPRTNGRPDPRPDVREDEKILGDLRHDFDFSQTPRAPEILPGGFIWNGQP from the coding sequence ATGAAACTCGCGCTTATCGTGCTGGCGACGCTCGCGCTTGCGGGCGTCACTCCAACTCCCGACCCGATTCACAAAATCCAGCACGTCGTCATCATCATGCAGGAGAACCGCTCCTTCGATCATTACTTCGGCACGTTTCCCGGCGCCGACGGCATCCCGATGAAAAACGGTCAACCTACGGTATGCGTGCCTCCACCCGACGGCTCGGCGTGCCAGCGCCCTTATCACGATCCGCGCGATCGCAACCGGGGAGGCCCGCATAACTACGGAGCTTCCCGAAACGCCGTCGACGGCGGAAAGATGGACGGTTTCCTTCGCGTCTTGTCACACTCGCGCAAGAACTGCGCCAATACCGCCAACCCGAACTGCGGCGGCACGGTCCGCGCGAACGACGTGCTCGGTTATCACGACGAACGCGAGCTCCCGAACTATTGGCGGTACGCCCGCGACTTCGTCTTGCAAGACAAAATGTTCGAAAACATCGCGTCGTGGAGTCTGCCGCAGCACTTGTTCATGGTTTCGGAATGGTCGGCAAGCTGCTCGCGCCTGCACGACGCGTCGAGCTGCGTGAACGCTCCGGAGAGCCCCGATTTGCCGCCGGACTTTCGCGTGCAGGTCGCGCGCCTGCACCAGCCGGGACATCCCGACTACGCTTGGACCGATTTGACGTATCTGCTGCACCGCAAGCACGTGAGCTGGGCGTACTACGTGATGGCCGGCACCGAGCCGGACTGCGCGTACGACCAAGAGCAGTGCAAGGCCGTCCCGATGAACGCACGCACGCGCGGCATCTGGAACGTGCTGCCGTATTTCGACACCGTCAAACAAGACGGCGAGCTCAAGAACGTCATGGATCTGCGGCAGTTTTACGTTGCCGCCAAGAACGGGACGCTGCCGAACGTGGTGTGGATCGCGCCGGCGCACGAATATAGCGAGCATCCGCCGGCGTTGGTGAGCAAAGGCCAGGCGTACGTCACGGGCCTGATCGACGCGATCATGCAGGGTCCCGACTGGAAGAGCACGGCGATTTTCTTGAGCTGGGACGACTGGGGCGGTTTCTACGATCACGTCGCGCCGCCCAGCGTCGACCAAAACGGTTACGGCATCCGCGTGCCCGCAATGGTCATCAGTCCCTACGCGCGCAAGGGCTTCATCGATCACCAAACGCTCAGTCACGACGCGTACGTGAAGTTCATCGAAGACGATTTTCTCGGCGGCGAACGCATCGATCCGCGCACCAACGGGCGCCCCGATCCGCGGCCGGACGTGCGCGAAGACGAAAAGATTCTCGGCGACTTACGCCACGATTTCGATTTCTCGCAAACACCGCGCGCGCCGGAAATTCTTCCCGGCGGCTTTATTTGGAACGGCCAGCCTTAG
- a CDS encoding ROK family protein — protein MRTAIGVDLGGSHVTAAVVTDDGAIHQQHELDLEDLRYDAVISALNDTIGAAVKDAGSSVAGIGIGSPGNIDARSGAVLYSPNFGWHDVPLGEALRKKFSLPVFVGNDARCATLGEYTFGSGKGTKDFVLLTLGTGIGGGIVVGGELVLGNRWGAGEIGHHQIRPSDGFVCSCGKIGCFEAQASGTGLIRHAFGVAPSFPRSTMLDVDRDKLSSKKIRKAAQAGDRHALAAWNNFITDLSIGLANIIAFVNPEMIALGGGVSTAADFMLDAVRGPVDALTTMVPKGTTQIVVAQLGNDAGQVGAATMAFRGGLGSGDEAGA, from the coding sequence ATGCGGACGGCTATTGGAGTCGACCTCGGTGGTTCACATGTGACCGCGGCGGTCGTTACCGACGACGGGGCGATTCATCAGCAGCACGAGCTGGATCTCGAGGACCTGCGATACGACGCCGTCATCTCGGCGCTCAACGACACGATCGGTGCGGCCGTCAAGGACGCGGGCAGTTCAGTGGCCGGTATCGGCATCGGCTCCCCTGGAAACATCGACGCGCGGAGCGGTGCCGTTCTCTATAGCCCGAACTTCGGCTGGCACGACGTGCCGCTGGGCGAAGCGTTGCGCAAGAAGTTCAGCCTGCCGGTCTTCGTCGGCAACGACGCCCGCTGCGCGACCCTCGGCGAGTACACGTTCGGCAGCGGAAAAGGGACGAAGGACTTCGTTCTGCTCACGCTGGGCACCGGAATCGGCGGCGGCATCGTCGTCGGAGGCGAGCTGGTGCTCGGTAACCGCTGGGGCGCCGGCGAGATCGGCCACCACCAAATTCGCCCGAGTGACGGCTTCGTCTGTTCTTGCGGCAAGATCGGCTGCTTTGAGGCACAGGCGTCCGGCACCGGGCTGATCCGCCACGCATTTGGAGTGGCGCCGTCGTTTCCGCGCAGCACGATGCTCGACGTCGATCGCGACAAGCTCAGCTCGAAGAAGATTCGCAAAGCGGCGCAGGCCGGTGACCGGCACGCTCTCGCGGCGTGGAACAACTTCATTACCGATCTGTCCATCGGTCTGGCCAATATTATCGCGTTCGTGAATCCCGAGATGATCGCGCTGGGCGGCGGCGTTTCCACCGCGGCCGATTTCATGCTCGATGCCGTGCGCGGTCCGGTCGATGCGCTAACGACGATGGTGCCGAAAGGCACAACCCAGATCGTCGTCGCGCAGCTGGGTAACGATGCCGGGCAGGTCGGAGCCGCCACGATGGCATTTCGCGGTGGGCTCGGCAGTGGAGATGAAGCCGGAGCGTAA
- the egtD gene encoding L-histidine N(alpha)-methyltransferase, which produces MRRAVTSVSDRFELIEVPHTAGRPTFAQDVAAGLTASPKRLSSKYLYDEVGSALFDAITVLPEYYLSRAETEILRECGWQIVRVLDAPIDFLELGSGSAVKTRLLIEEALRVQGRLRYSPIDISTEALRASSLALVDAYPGLTVRAYAGDYFDVLASRALRFDRRALAMFMGSNIGNYEPDQAVAILSLLRDALRPGDGLLVGTDLKKDPAVLELAYDDPAGVTAAFNRNLLARMNRELGANFDAKNFDYRAQYDEAHGAVKSFLVAKRAAKVRVGKIKLDVEFAEGERIHTESAYKFAQSDVTKLAAAAGFKAAQSWSDRAGKFSVNLLVRG; this is translated from the coding sequence ATGCGCCGCGCCGTCACGTCGGTCTCGGACCGTTTTGAGCTCATCGAGGTACCGCATACCGCGGGCAGGCCGACGTTTGCCCAAGACGTTGCGGCCGGTTTAACCGCGAGCCCGAAGCGGCTCTCCTCGAAATACCTGTACGACGAAGTCGGCTCGGCGCTCTTCGACGCCATAACGGTATTGCCCGAGTACTACCTCTCGCGCGCCGAAACCGAAATTCTGCGGGAGTGTGGCTGGCAGATCGTTCGCGTGCTGGATGCCCCCATCGATTTCCTCGAGCTCGGAAGCGGCAGCGCGGTCAAGACGCGGCTGCTGATCGAAGAAGCGTTGCGCGTCCAAGGACGTCTGCGTTACAGCCCGATCGACATCTCCACCGAAGCGCTGCGCGCGTCGTCGCTCGCGCTCGTCGACGCGTATCCGGGATTGACCGTTCGAGCGTATGCCGGCGACTACTTCGACGTGCTGGCTTCGCGCGCGCTCCGGTTCGATCGTCGCGCGCTAGCCATGTTCATGGGCTCTAACATCGGCAACTACGAGCCCGACCAAGCCGTCGCGATTCTTTCGCTGCTGCGCGATGCGCTGCGCCCCGGCGACGGATTGCTCGTCGGGACGGATCTGAAGAAAGATCCCGCCGTACTGGAACTCGCCTACGACGACCCTGCCGGCGTAACGGCTGCGTTCAATCGGAATCTGCTCGCGCGCATGAATCGGGAACTCGGCGCGAACTTCGACGCGAAGAACTTCGACTACCGCGCGCAGTACGATGAAGCGCACGGCGCCGTCAAGTCGTTTTTGGTCGCCAAGCGCGCCGCGAAGGTCCGCGTCGGCAAAATCAAGCTCGACGTCGAGTTTGCGGAGGGCGAGCGGATTCACACCGAGTCGGCGTACAAATTCGCGCAAAGCGACGTGACGAAGCTCGCTGCGGCAGCCGGATTCAAGGCCGCGCAGTCGTGGTCCGATCGCGCCGGTAAATTCAGCGTCAATCTATTGGTTCGAGGGTAA
- a CDS encoding RidA family protein, with protein MIERIESGPRMSKAVVHNGIIYTAGHVNDTAPDVAGQTRAILAKLESVLVQAGSDKSKLLSATIWLADVATFDEMNAVWDAWISPGNPPARATVEAKLAGPQYLVEIAVIAAR; from the coding sequence ATGATCGAACGCATTGAATCCGGACCGCGCATGAGTAAGGCGGTCGTTCATAACGGCATCATCTATACCGCCGGTCACGTGAACGATACCGCGCCCGACGTCGCCGGCCAGACGCGAGCCATCCTCGCGAAGCTCGAATCGGTTCTGGTACAGGCGGGGAGCGATAAATCGAAGCTGTTATCCGCGACGATCTGGCTGGCCGACGTCGCAACCTTCGATGAGATGAACGCCGTTTGGGATGCCTGGATCTCGCCCGGCAACCCGCCGGCGCGCGCCACCGTCGAAGCGAAGCTCGCGGGCCCGCAGTACCTGGTTGAAATCGCCGTCATCGCAGCACGCTGA
- a CDS encoding threonine/serine dehydratase, which produces MRTQERTVGRAGITETAALIAPYVRHTPVMEAAAVPAQAILKLELLQHAGSFKARGAFSNLLSRSIPGAGVAAASGGNHGAAVAYAAMRLRHRARIFVPSSSSAPKVARIRAYGAELVQTGDRYADTIAAHDAYVAESGALAVHAFDQVETMLGTGTLGLEIEQQVPEVTTILVPVGGGGLIAGIAAWFAGTGVRVVGIEPEGAPTLAHALRAGGPVDAPAGSVAFDSLAPARIGDLVFPIVRDHVERAVLVSDDDITSAQRHLWHHHTLVAEPGGATALAALLSGRYVPAENERICVLVSGGNSTAVNFA; this is translated from the coding sequence ATGAGAACTCAAGAACGCACCGTCGGCCGAGCGGGGATAACCGAGACGGCCGCGCTCATCGCGCCGTACGTCCGGCATACGCCGGTGATGGAAGCGGCCGCGGTTCCCGCGCAGGCGATCCTCAAGCTCGAGCTGCTGCAGCACGCCGGCTCGTTCAAAGCACGCGGGGCGTTTTCCAATTTGCTCTCGCGATCGATCCCGGGCGCCGGCGTCGCCGCCGCATCGGGCGGCAATCACGGAGCCGCGGTCGCATACGCGGCGATGCGCCTGCGCCATCGGGCGCGCATCTTCGTTCCGAGCTCGTCGTCGGCACCCAAAGTCGCACGCATACGGGCGTACGGCGCCGAGCTCGTGCAGACCGGTGACCGTTACGCCGACACGATTGCCGCACACGACGCATACGTGGCCGAATCCGGCGCGCTGGCGGTTCACGCGTTTGATCAGGTGGAAACCATGTTGGGTACCGGAACGCTCGGCCTGGAAATCGAGCAGCAAGTTCCCGAGGTCACGACGATCCTAGTTCCCGTCGGCGGCGGCGGCTTGATTGCCGGCATCGCGGCGTGGTTCGCCGGCACCGGCGTGCGCGTCGTCGGCATCGAGCCGGAAGGTGCGCCGACGCTCGCGCACGCGCTTCGCGCGGGCGGCCCGGTGGACGCACCCGCCGGCAGCGTGGCCTTCGACTCGCTCGCACCGGCACGCATCGGCGACCTCGTCTTTCCGATCGTACGCGACCACGTCGAACGCGCGGTTCTCGTTTCCGACGACGACATCACGAGCGCGCAGCGGCACCTATGGCATCACCATACGCTGGTAGCCGAACCGGGCGGTGCAACCGCGCTGGCCGCGCTGCTGTCGGGACGGTACGTACCGGCCGAGAACGAGCGTATTTGCGTGCTCGTCAGCGGCGGCAACAGCACGGCGGTGAACTTCGCATGA